One Streptomyces sp. R28 DNA window includes the following coding sequences:
- a CDS encoding helix-turn-helix domain-containing protein, protein MAETLKKGSRVTGAARDKLAADLKKKYDSGASIRALAEETGRSYGFVHRMLSESGVTLRGRGGATRGKKAAG, encoded by the coding sequence GTGGCCGAGACTCTGAAGAAGGGCAGCCGGGTAACCGGCGCCGCGCGCGACAAGCTCGCGGCAGACCTGAAGAAGAAGTACGACTCCGGTGCAAGCATTCGGGCACTGGCCGAGGAAACCGGCCGCTCGTATGGCTTCGTGCACCGGATGCTCAGCGAGTCGGGCGTCACGCTTCGTGGGCGTGGCGGTGCGACACGAGGCAAGAAGGCCGCCGGCTGA
- a CDS encoding ABC-F family ATP-binding cassette domain-containing protein, giving the protein MISASGIELRAGARVLIESATFRVAKGDRIGLVGRNGAGKTTLTKCLAGEGIPAGGNITRSGEVGYLPQDPRTGDLDVLARDRVLSARGLDVLIRKMRENEQRIANGQGATREKALRQYERQETEFLTKGGYAAEAEAATIAAALNLPDRVLGQPLHTLSGGQRRRIELARILFSDADTLLLDEPTNHLDADSIVWLRDYLKTYRGGFIVISHDVDLVETVVNKVFYLDANRAQIDIYNMGWKLYQQQREADEKRRKRERQNAEKKAAALHSQADKMRAKATKTVAAQNMAKRADRLLAGLDAVRVSDKVAKLRFPEPASCGKTPLTAEGLSKSYGSLEIFTDVDLAIDKGSRVVILGLNGAGKTTLLRLLAGAEQPDTGAVVPGHGLKIGYYAQEHETLDADRTVLENMRSAAPDMDLVEVRKVLGSFLFSGDDVDKPAGVLSGGEKTRLALATLVVSSANVLLLDEPTNNLDPASREEILGALRTYKGAVVLVTHDEGAVEALQPERIILLPDGVEDLWGADYADLVALA; this is encoded by the coding sequence GTGATCTCCGCCTCCGGTATCGAGCTGCGCGCCGGTGCGCGCGTCCTCATCGAGTCCGCGACCTTCCGTGTCGCCAAGGGTGACCGCATCGGCCTCGTCGGCCGTAACGGCGCCGGCAAGACGACCCTCACCAAGTGCCTCGCCGGCGAGGGCATCCCCGCCGGCGGCAACATCACCCGCTCCGGTGAGGTCGGCTACCTCCCGCAGGACCCCCGCACCGGCGACCTCGACGTCCTCGCCCGCGACCGTGTTCTCTCCGCGCGCGGCCTGGACGTACTGATCCGCAAGATGCGAGAGAACGAGCAGCGCATCGCCAACGGCCAGGGCGCGACCCGCGAGAAGGCGCTGAGGCAGTACGAGCGCCAGGAGACGGAGTTCCTCACCAAGGGCGGGTACGCCGCCGAGGCCGAGGCCGCCACCATCGCCGCCGCGCTCAACCTGCCCGACCGGGTGCTCGGCCAGCCGCTGCACACGCTCTCCGGCGGTCAGCGCCGCCGTATCGAGCTCGCTCGCATCCTGTTCTCGGACGCCGACACCCTGCTGCTCGACGAGCCGACCAACCACCTCGACGCGGACTCGATCGTCTGGCTGCGCGACTACCTCAAGACCTACCGCGGCGGCTTCATCGTCATCTCCCACGACGTCGACCTGGTCGAGACGGTCGTCAACAAGGTGTTCTACCTGGACGCCAACCGCGCCCAGATCGACATCTACAACATGGGCTGGAAGCTCTACCAGCAGCAGCGCGAGGCCGACGAGAAGCGCCGCAAGCGCGAGCGGCAGAACGCCGAGAAGAAGGCCGCCGCGCTGCACTCGCAGGCGGACAAGATGCGGGCGAAGGCCACCAAGACCGTCGCCGCGCAGAACATGGCGAAGCGGGCCGACCGGCTGCTCGCCGGCCTCGACGCGGTCCGCGTCTCCGACAAGGTCGCCAAGCTCCGCTTCCCGGAGCCCGCGTCCTGCGGCAAGACCCCGCTGACGGCCGAGGGCCTGTCGAAGTCGTACGGCTCGCTGGAGATCTTCACCGACGTCGACCTGGCCATCGACAAGGGCTCCAGGGTCGTCATCCTCGGCCTCAACGGCGCCGGCAAGACCACCCTGCTGCGCCTGCTGGCGGGCGCCGAGCAGCCCGACACCGGCGCCGTCGTCCCCGGCCACGGGCTCAAGATCGGCTACTACGCCCAGGAGCACGAGACCCTGGACGCCGACCGCACCGTCCTGGAGAACATGCGCTCCGCGGCCCCCGACATGGACCTCGTCGAGGTCCGCAAGGTGCTCGGCTCGTTCCTGTTCTCCGGCGACGACGTCGACAAGCCGGCCGGTGTCCTCTCCGGCGGTGAGAAGACCCGCCTCGCCCTGGCGACCCTGGTCGTCTCCTCGGCGAACGTCCTGCTCCTCGACGAGCCCACCAACAACCTCGACCCGGCCAGCCGCGAGGAGATCCTCGGCGCGCTGCGCACGTACAAGGGCGCGGTCGTGCTCGTCACCCACGACGAGGGCGCCGTGGAGGCGCTCCAGCCCGAGCGGATCATTCTGCTGCCGGACGGCGTCGAGGACCTGTGGGGCGCCGACTACGCGGATCTCGTCGCCCTGGCTTGA
- a CDS encoding enoyl-CoA hydratase/isomerase family protein: MASPDQELVPLLDKNGVRLTVDGAIATVTLNNPAKRNAQSPAMWRTLAEAGQLVPGSVRVVVLRGEGKSFSAGLDRQMFTPEGIEGEPSFIELARSSDAQLDAAIAEFQDGFTWWRRNDIVSIAAVQGHAIGAGFQLALACDVRVVADDVQFAMRETSLGLVPDLTGTHPLVGLVGYGRALEICVTGRSVLAEEAVSSGLANLAVPAEQLDDAVRDLAGAIAAAPRDAVIETKALIRGAVDRTYDEQRGAERAAQARRLRDLAGLGE; this comes from the coding sequence ATGGCTTCGCCCGACCAGGAACTCGTTCCCCTGCTCGACAAGAACGGCGTACGGCTCACCGTGGACGGCGCGATCGCCACGGTGACGCTGAACAACCCGGCCAAGCGCAACGCACAGAGCCCCGCCATGTGGCGGACGCTCGCCGAGGCCGGGCAGTTGGTGCCGGGCAGCGTGCGTGTCGTCGTGCTGCGCGGTGAGGGCAAGTCCTTCTCCGCGGGGCTCGACCGGCAGATGTTCACGCCCGAGGGGATCGAGGGCGAGCCTTCGTTCATCGAGCTCGCGCGCAGCAGCGACGCCCAACTGGACGCTGCCATCGCCGAGTTCCAGGACGGCTTCACCTGGTGGCGGCGCAACGACATCGTGTCCATCGCCGCCGTGCAGGGCCATGCCATCGGGGCGGGCTTCCAGCTCGCGCTCGCCTGTGACGTGCGCGTCGTCGCCGACGACGTGCAGTTCGCCATGCGTGAGACCAGCCTCGGGCTGGTGCCGGACCTGACGGGTACGCATCCGCTGGTCGGGCTGGTCGGATACGGCCGTGCGCTGGAGATCTGTGTCACCGGCCGCTCCGTGCTGGCCGAGGAGGCCGTGAGCAGCGGGCTGGCCAACCTCGCGGTGCCCGCCGAGCAGCTCGACGACGCCGTACGGGATCTGGCGGGGGCGATCGCCGCCGCGCCGCGGGATGCCGTGATCGAGACCAAGGCGCTGATTCGTGGTGCCGTGGATCGGACGTACGACGAGCAGCGCGGCGCCGAGCGCGCAGCGCAGGCGCGGCGGCTGCGGGACCTGGCCGGCCTCGGCGAATGA